The Megalobrama amblycephala isolate DHTTF-2021 linkage group LG8, ASM1881202v1, whole genome shotgun sequence region ATGTTTAAACTATGAATTAACTATAAACTAAGAGTTTGCAAATGATTTGTAAGTACTttattactgtatatttattataaagtgttagtTTCCCCCAGTGATACTCTGCAGATGCATCCTAACCCAATAAAGATGATATTTTGTTATACAAAACAATGCAGATATTGTGGTAAATGTATGATAATGTTGTAGTAatgctttattaatatgataatgTTAGGATATACCCTGTCAGTTATCTTTGTTTCTTCAAAATTCTGCCATTCTGccacacaaattaataaaataaaaacacttgtGTGAAATGTGTGCTAAGAAGACATTTgccatttaatttatttttgttacctGGTACATATGAACGGTTATTAAagactttatttgaaaatgtcagTGCAGACAATCTCACCTTTCATAACTACTTTggtcataaataaataaataaatttaataaaaaaaacaactgaatgGCAAATATGTGTTGTATAAGTCCTAAATTATTCTGCATATCACTTTGGCTGACAGAcaaccacaacaacaacaacaaaatgtaaATGGCAAAGAAACACAACTGCAGATGTGTCAGTCTCTTTTTACTCTTTCCCTCCAGTCAGTCGGATCACCCATATGGCATCAATTTTGATCTGTTCCATAGCTCAATAATTTGATGTGTAATGTATGTAAACTTTAGTTTACATAATAGTCCAGACAAttatttaactaaaatataaaagcatcaGGCTCATTCTGTGCTCACAGAGGACATAATAAATCTCGATATGTTCTGATGTTTCAGTGGTTgagatcattttaataaatggtTGTAACAGAAAACAGGAATAATTACCAAAAAAACCCTAAACCTTATATCCAGCCTTTGCCAAAACAATGTGCTTTCAAATCTGTCAGTTTCTAGAAAAATACTTCATTGCTCACTCGTCATGCTGAAAAGGCAATACAGGTATATGTGATTTGTAATTAaggaaataaaaagtaaaatctaGTGTTATGTTACTGTATGTGGATAAGGCTGGTACATCAGCATAGAGTGAGCCGTTAAATACAAAATTCCCAGTCCTGAAATAATCAGGAAAATATCCCATTGTTGAACTATATTAATCATACTATATTACTACAATACAATTTGATCACACAAATGGACTCATTATCTCTGAACAATAACTaccaaaatataaacattaaaaaaccatGAACACTAAACATTGTGCAATTTTTAAGCTATATACTTTCTACATGACCCAATGCATACTGCATTTATTCAGAAAGACAAGAGAAGCCTTCTATAGTATAATCTGGTTTTTGAAGCTCCTGTTGAGATCTTTATGAGGCAAGACGATAGAGTTTCGAATGATGACCTCTGATGGGATATTCACATTGCAGCCTAAAAGGAAAATATAGAGTATAGATGGTCAGACAAGCTTCCTATTGTGGAAAAAAATTATTGCTACATAAATGCAGTAGCAAGAGGATACATTGTTATAATTTCTTAAGGAACAGCTCCACCTTCTGGACTGCACCTCCCATTACATCCAATTCATGTGTTTAAAACACTCTTCAGATCTTAATCAGTAATTTCAGTTACAACATGATTGTATTACATTACTGTTCaaggtcagtaagattattatttttatttatttttttaaatggaattagtacttattcagcaaggatgcattaaattgatcaaaagtggcagtacaGACAttcaaattgtaaaaaaaaaatcaaataaatactgttcttttgagctttttcaacattgataataataagatttttttttgagcaccaaaacTGCATATCAGAATGACTTacaaaggatcatgtgacactgaagactggagtaatgatgctgaaaattctggttctcgaatctgattggctgagagccgtgCGATATCCGCTTGAGGTGACTGTCATGGCGGTCAAGCAAATCCACCATATGTTTAAAAATACTACTGTTATGTAAAATATTTGACATATAAACATAGAGCCTGTTTTACAATTCGTTTAGATGCTTTCacagatgtgagctccaggccgtcagcgaCCGTTCAGCGTTCATGTACCCGCAGacaacagcttcatctcggccagtcctTCGGGAATTTGCCactggctcttatgtagatatagtgtttaaacatgaggtataattcaaattcaatttcaaTCTTTGggcttattaatctattacttgctCTAAGAGCAAAACAATTTGGGTTAAGGAGAAaattaagtttcataactttatatttaggctatatttaaaCTTAAATCCTGTACAAGAACACTACTTTTGTACATTttactgaattgtttgcttgtgtttttttttatttgattgtgtttattgtttgcttgtcttttatgatggctattgttgttaatttaaaatgtttttcaataaatattattttatataaataatatgccaTATTTAGTATTGAGAGAGGGTCCAATAGTGATCGTGATATGgacttcagtgaaagttacattattacgccattaaatggggtctttatgagtgagtcagaacaaggaagttgttttagcgctgtgggaaatccccttaacttttaaaaagacaaagatatcgctttcctcggcggacatttaaacagattttttataatggatataatattatggacattgacctgaagaatgaatgttatatcagatgcaggtaatacactcttTTAGTCGATCTCTCTCACATAATACCATAATACTCTAtctataaaatacaataaagctTCAATAAAGTGTCTCAAAAAACTCTTAAACTGttaacttgagatttgaatccatggcggaaggaagtagttctgcacaaaagaggatttttaaagacactccgttgttgtttcttatttaatttacacattTGTGccatcgaactgttgtataaatgcattataatactcatagccatgcgatattgcTGTATATCAGCATGCTGCGATTACCTACGGCCGAATCACAGCTGTGCTGAtttacagccatatcgcactgCTACGCGTGTCGTATTgctcatttatattatattacattacttACTTATCTATGTTACCACTAGAATTTGTAATAGATTCAAGATTTTCATACCAAGGATGGTGATGGATGGGGTTAGACCTCCGTCCCTGAACAGAGTCTCGCTGTCAATCTTGGCATAAGGATCATTGGGATTGGGATCACTTGGAGTTCCTTCAACTCTTGCCCACTTTCCCACTGTACTGTCCCACCCAACAATACTGTTCAACACACAACAGTGGTCCTGAAACAGATACCCagatatttgattattaattCCACTTTTGTTTCTAATGTCTGATTCCCATTGTTGCAAATGCGAGCCGTGAACCGGTATACCTGTAACACGGCTCCATGTAAAATGATGGACTCCCTCACTCTTACGCCTCCTCCAATCGTCACCCCTTTGCCAATTGAAACGTTAGGACCCAACTGAACAGAGAGAAACAAATTGAGTAGAATACAGAAATATATCTTTATATAAGTTGTTATCCATGTACTTACCACTGCAGAGGGATCAATGTTTGCTGTAGGGTGGATATAAACATCTCCTGAAGGTGGAAAAACAACTTTGTAGCTTTACACAATTTAATTCTATATTATTTCAGTaattctacttcaaaatttcacatttaattaaattatgtttctttgtaattaattgtgaaaCTGACTAGCAATatttgagtgaaaattgttgTTTCAGGtaatttatgtttaataaaatgaCAGCTTTATAGAGCTAAGCTTGTTCGGAGAGAGAATACATCATGCAACATACCTATTATTTTGGGAGTTTTGTCTTGGTTTGTTGCCAGTCTCTCAGGATGTGTCTGATGATACTGCTTGAGGTACAAACGACTCGCATATATTGCTGACCTGTGTTACGttataaaacatcatatatATGAACAGTGGCAGAAAAACGGGGAAGAAAACTCAATCAAAAGAAATACAGATTTACCCTGCAGACTTGATCTGACTCCAGAAATGCTGTGTTTTGTAGACAAAGAGTTTTTTCTGTCCTGCTAGGGTTGTAAAGATGTCCTGTTCCAGCCGAATCACCTCTGGCATCTGCTTGCCATTAGTGAGCTCTTCTCTGTGGGGAAAAAATTTAAGTGCAATCTGGTCAGACTGACATGTAAATCTCTCCAGTGAAGGCTGCAATGTGGTGCAGAGGCTGAATAATGTCCGTGACACTCACTGGATTCTCTCTTGCTGGTTCCTCTGGAAAACCATCCCAATCTGACCAAATATATCTGGTGTGAACAAATAGATACCACAGTTGATAACGTCACTTACAAAAGTACTGGGTTTCTCCACAAAATGGAGCACctgaaagaaaatgagtgataaTTAGCATCCTGTGAATCTTCTTAATAGCGTTTATTAAACTGAATGTTTGACCTTCACCTCATTTGAATTAGTAGGAATCAATCTTGTACATCTTTATTCATTCAGTACCTCATTTGTCTCATGATTTTCCACAATGCAGCCGTAGTTCAGAGATTGTGTTCTGTTGGCCTGCAATGAGAGACAATAGTAAGACTTTTGGATTAAATTGCCAAAATCATATTATCCACTCTCTCATTTACTAAAGTTAAACCTACTGTAGTTCCGAGTAAGACTCCGCAATGATCCTCGCCATGCTGGCGGTGGAACCGGAGCATTTCCCGCAAGGGGAACTCAGAGCACACATCAGCATTCATGAGGAAAAATGCAGCCGGACCGCCAGACAGGATCTGGTCACGAAAGTGATAGATCCCGCCACCTGTACCCAAGGCGGCAAACTCCTGCAGGTACcttcagattaaaaaaaaaaaaaaaaaaaaaagtaaagtatgTTTAAGCCTATATATTTGACTGTTTTTAAATCAGATCTGTAACACAAAATATCAATATAGTTAGAGTGATTCTATAATTGGAGATACATTTTGCATCTCAAAaagttaaagtccccctgtggtgaaaatcaagtttttaatgattgtatgtctatgtggtgtttttaatatgctataAGACAagaccatgtgcaaattcataagtcaacaccattgctgagtattttcttcttaactgcagtgatctaaagacagtttcaaaaagGCAGTTTGAAATTGCTGGTTTTTCTTGCATCACAAAcaaccttgtaaccaatcaagTCAACGTGATTGTCAGCGAGTGGATTTCTGAGCTGccgtgagtgagtggaggcggggctaattagcatattcatagatccacgtatattaaaggtgcccaagaatgctttttcacaagatgtaatataagtctaaggtgtcccctgaatgtgtctgtgaagtgtcagctcaaaataccccatagatttttttaaattaatttttttaactgcctattttggggcatcattaactatgcactgatttttcagcgcgccgtccctttaatttgcgtgctccctgccacacgagctctcgactatattgcagcacatttacaaagttcacacagctaatataaccctcaaatggatctttacaagatgttcgtcatgcatgctgtatgcatgcttcgaattatgtaagtatttattttgatgtttatatttgattctctatgagtttgaggctgtgctccgtggctaacggctaatgctacactgttggagagatttataaagaatgaagttgtgtttatgaattatacagactgcaagtgtttaaagatgaaaatagcgacggctcttgtctccgtgaattcagtaagaaacgatggtaactttaacctcatttaacagtacattagcaacatgttaacaaaacatttagaaagacaatttacaaatatcactaaaaatatcatgctatcatggatcatgtcagttattattgctccatctgccattttcgctgttgttcttgcttacctagtctgatgattcggctgtgtgcagctccagacattactggctgcccttgtctaatgcctttcataatgttgggaacatgggctggcatatgcaaatattggggcgtacaccccgactgttacgtaacagtcggtgttatgttgagatccgcgtgttttccagaagtcttttaaacaaatgagatttacataagaaagagaaagcaatggagtttgaaactcactgtatgtcatttccatgtactgaactcttgttattcaactatgccgaggtaaattcaaattttgaatctagggcacctttaaatgaggcaagggtgttgAGTTACAtataagctattttaaggcatgaagaaatttttttcaaggaaaaaaaatgtttaaatgtgtcattttggtgaCCAAAGATGAgctttaagggataaaattattgactacaagGGGACTTTAAGGAAAAATACTCTTCAATAACAGAAATTCTATCCAGTTTCTTATTGAAAACATATTCAATTTTAATAATTCAGTGCTTGCCAAACACAAGTTACTTCCTTTTTTCGTTTCTTTTTCACTTTTAATGAAAAAACAGATTTCTTTATAGTATTGTTTATCAACTCTGTTACTATCAATTCTGTTACATACTGTCAACATTGATACTCTACCTTGGAAACAGAGTTTGACAGTAACAGAATTGacaattttaaactttttagcCATAAAATCTAAGAGCACAAAGCACTAATGAAATCATGATTAAAAGACTTTTAAACAACCCACTGTGTGATCAGTGATCGGTTCTGTTTTCCTTTTGATATTGTGGTAATTTTGACGTTTTACAAAATAACACTTGGTGTAACAACTTTTtagattaacttttttttagagAGAGCACATATACCTTTCATATAGTGCTTCAGATCTTATCGGTGAGGGAAAGTGACGTCTTTTCCTGTTTCTTACATAGTTGTGGGAGATAAGTCCACCAATTTAAAGGCAAAGTATGGTACAGTAACAGAATTGACGCAAGATTTATGGACACAAATTTTATAAGATAAacgttatttttaaacaatttaaagctgcagtccgtaacgtTTAGTAGGTAGgctatatcatgtgaggatgctgctggtagtgGATAATTtgtagccttttctcacagcagctgcaataaaaacttatcattttgatggcggactGTAATCCAGAAaagtccaaatgacaatcatcagtgacaactggagattccaAAGTACAATATCCACACTGGTGTGGTGACtaacagcaaacattagattcatccgcactgaggagccgtgcggatgcacaacccacataaagatgataattccacatataactgcaattgcaggtttcaaacagagatggcgacaaagaggcaaaacttatagactgcagctttaaagtttccctgaaatcaaaatgtaagttttttagcttttagtatgaatatatTAGCCTTAAAGTTATGAATAAGCCGGTGtcttccaaaacaatgacaaaattcgcatttaggagatataagcattcaaaacttagtcTTTCACTtctgctaaaatggatcacggattttcatgacatcacatcacacTTCAGTTTCTCGTccaatcttctgtccaatcaaatgctctctagaatctgaagtcccgcctccTCTTACACTCTTACAGACACTGAAGCCTCGGCTGAAAttggtcatttgttcacacatttactagtttctacatggtgaatggcacatagtgcactatatagaggatagggaatgattcagacagtgtaaatatgctttcctttGACTCGAATGAACCACCACAACGCGAGCACTACAGTCTGCTCCGGTTCAGAcacacgagagcacagagcggatcatatgtgcgagtcggcacagaccacaaaaggtatcggacccatttgaattctgctcAGAATGCTGTATATAAGCGATATAAAGGACATTATtaggagaaacggttagagattagaaggaaacagGGGTTTTACTGAGTCTaacggctctggccgagctgtaacataaacaaaacgctattgtctattttaaaaaaagggggcggggctgttcgatatatcgccctgtcttcctgtttcagttgatattatgtcaacacattgaataatgctgcacaTTCCAAGactcttcagtgggcctttaatgTTGTAGAATTAGGAAAATCACTATTTTGGggcttttataaataaaataaatgaaatattaccaaaggaaaagtaaaataaaatattttgattacACACTGAATAGGCTACGTGATGGGAAAAAAATACACCAACTAATTCAGACAACAAGAAATCATGATTTTCAGCTATATAAGACACTTTTTACAGAAATTATGACCTTTAACATCTTGTGATCCATGACAATGagtaacaaattattaaaataattcaaatataaccattttaaaaaaataaaataaataataataataataatgaccaTGGACACCAAATATCTGCAATTATAGAATCACCTATTATTTaacacaatgaaaaaaaaaaaattgtttttatttaaaataactcgtATTTACCTTATTGGGATTTTAAACTCCTGCTGAGCACAAGAAATGAAGCGGTTCAGCTCATCATTGGGCTGATAAAAACCTATTAGTATGATCTCTTTCATATCAGGAACCTGTAAGAGAAATAAACATGGCAGACTTTCAAAATAGATATTGATTACTGCAAATAACGTTCAATTCAATAGAGTTTACAAGTGATTTAAGACAACCAGTGTCTTACTTGAGCACAGGCTTCTATGTGATGCTGCAGCATGGGAACTCCTGCCACAGGGAACAGAGGTTTGGGCACCTCAAATGACAGGGGGCGGAACCTGGTCCCTGAACacaacattttaatgaaatGCGTCTTCTATAAAGTGTTCATCTCCGCATTTCTTAGTATTTGCTACTTTTATATTAAGATTTCCTCTGATTTTTGTTATCCTATATCGGACGCTATCACATGTCCTTTGCGCCACGTCATCATAATGTGATACAGTTGTTGCAATATTCATCTTTCATTCATAACATTCGTACAGTTCAAAGAATATCCAAAGTCTCACCTTTTTGAGGGCCCCCAATTAGGATAATCGCTTTTAACATGATGCAGGTCACTCTTCAAGACGATTAAACACTGATTTAATACGCTGATTATATCACGTCCGCTTTTTATGTGATTACTTAATGTAAAtctttttatgaaaatgaaagGTTACAAATTTTGCTTACGAGATAAAAACTCAAAACGCAAAACTGACTCCGAAACTTCAACATACGCGACTGGTTTTATTAAATCTATTCAGTACAGTAATGCGGAAGTGAGTGTAGTGTAACCCCGCCCACTGTGACGTGTCTGCTGCACTGCCCAATCTGGTCGTCTGTTTGTGTTGATACTGTTTAGAGGAGATATGGGTCAACTTATGGACAGATTGGTCCAGTTGTTTCATATTTAGGTCAAACAAGCATTAAACAGAGTTAAATAAAGAATACAAATCCGGCCTCATGATTCTCATACAGACAGAAAACAGAACACATTCTTAATGTTTCTCTTTTCACCCCATTTCACATGAGGACAGATGGGTCAAATATTCTACCACAAGATGGCAGACCGACTCTTTCTTCCCCAGTTTAGTCTTATTTACAACTTTTATGTGATGACACCTGCAGAATGAATGTCTGAGACAATGAAAAGAAGAAACCTTGTTAAAAAATGTAGTTCAAAATAAACCAAGTTCTTAGAAATGTAatctttttatttgtatttactgTAATATTTTGGGTTTATACATTTATGTGCATTTATACCAACACGTAACATTTATACCATTTTCTAATGACTCTAAAAATCAATGTGTAACAATTATGTAgaaattactaaaatatttttattgggCCTTGCATACATACAAGTGagtatatacataataaaaaaaaaaaaaatcattaaaagaataattcataaatatagctgcgagcagcaagtgTCGGGGTTCAAGCCCTTTAAGGACGTGTGTAAAAGaggtataatttttttaattagtaaGCCTGTAATCATCTCGATTAtggatggaaaagaccatttacagctaATTTACCATATAGGAAATACTGTATAtggtttttaaaactttttaatagttatcaaggttgagccaaaaacctaggactagtttgccAAAGGTGggttttgaaataatctccgaTATTTAACAAATGATTCGATGGACAGCTGCGGTCTTAGAGGCAAAGCTGCTTAGAATGGGCCGATCGGCCTCCATTAAACTTGTCTGATatctgctcaaacttcattggccacCACTGGCTGCATTTGTCAAGATAAGCAAATGTCCACAAAGGCAGTTTTGGCACCTTgaacaaagacactgcatgccaattttcaagtccaTCAGACTTTGGGTTGtgtagttatagccatttttaagtttgtttcaatgttatagcgccaccaagtggccagtcgccACATCCTTTTTCATGCAACCACaaaatgagctcttacatatgtgtgccaagtttggtgaaaatatctcattctgttcatgagttatagccattttagtaaaagtggctccacccACTTAAAACATTCTGGCATACCTTAGAGACCATGAattgaaatttcaactttttgataattattgacaatcagactccagagaatcctgctgcactggtttggttcagATCGGGCCAAAACACTtaggactagtttgcaaaagtaggtttttcaaaaaatccaaaatactcAAAAAATTCAACGATCAAATCCAAggcatgcaaataaaaaaaggaGTTCTGCCTGGAAATATCCATTAACGAAGATGCATGGTATATATTTCAAGAGAGTGAGCAAACTCAGAGTTCATATGCATTTAACTTCTAAATCCAGCACAGATCGTCCAATAACAAGTAAACTAAGAATATACTTCTCCCAAGAAAATCACTTTTCTTGAACATCGAAAGCAGATCGTGGATAAACAGGTAAGCACACAGGTAAGTTATTTTCCTTCGCATCAGAGCGAAAGGTGAGTCCGTGAATCCTACAATAAGGCCAGCCGTTGACTGAGAGCAAGTGTGAAGTTTAAATGCAAGTCTAAACCAGGTGCTGATGAGCTGAGTGAGTGTGGATGAGTGCTAGCGGGACAGAGTATGCATATGAAAATTgtatatttttgctcagttttgggcctctgaataaaaaTGAGGTTATTTCCCTTCTCAAGTGTGAGCTCCATATTAACATATgggccataaaagcctgatc contains the following coding sequences:
- the gmppab gene encoding mannose-1-phosphate guanyltransferase alpha-B, encoding MLKAIILIGGPQKGTRFRPLSFEVPKPLFPVAGVPMLQHHIEACAQVPDMKEIILIGFYQPNDELNRFISCAQQEFKIPIRYLQEFAALGTGGGIYHFRDQILSGGPAAFFLMNADVCSEFPLREMLRFHRQHGEDHCGVLLGTTANRTQSLNYGCIVENHETNEVLHFVEKPSTFVSDVINCGIYLFTPDIFGQIGMVFQRNQQERIQEELTNGKQMPEVIRLEQDIFTTLAGQKKLFVYKTQHFWSQIKSAGSAIYASRLYLKQYHQTHPERLATNQDKTPKIIGDVYIHPTANIDPSAVLGPNVSIGKGVTIGGGVRVRESIILHGAVLQDHCCVLNSIVGWDSTVGKWARVEGTPSDPNPNDPYAKIDSETLFRDGGLTPSITILGCNVNIPSEVIIRNSIVLPHKDLNRSFKNQIIL